TTGAATTGTTGGTTCAGAGATATTTTCGAAGAGAGCAGCGAACTGATCGCGCTCAGTCCGGAGTAGCTCTTCGAGGTCTTTTTGCTTCGTGATATCTCGGACGACGCCAACCGTTCCATTGAACTCGCCAACGTGGGTTAATGGTGTAATATTCGTTCGACACGGGACGATCGTTCCGTCGGAATCCTTGATTGTGATCTCGTATGAATCACTCGCCCGGTCTTGTGACGTATCGGCGAGTAGTTTCCGGATACGCGCTTGTCCTTCACTGATCTCATCATCGTCAAGAATGATTGAGACGTGCTCGTCGAGAAGTTTCTCGCGGTCGTATCCTGTCAGATGGAGCCCCGTCTCGTTGATGAATGTGAATTGGCCGTCGGGATCGAGCGCGTATACGATATCACCGGCGGTGTTCACCATCTGCTCATATCGTTTGAACTCTTCTTCTTGCTGTTTGCGAGCCGTCACGTCCATCAACAGCCCAAATACTGATGGATTTCCCTTGGCGTCAATACGATCGCTGTGTATTTCGACGTGGATAACACTTCCATCTTTTCGAACACCACGGAATGTATACTGAAGCTCGTCGATGAAGTTCCACTCTCGACGTTGAAGATGACGGATGAGTGATGCACGGTCTTTCTCGTGAACGATGTCAGGAACCGTGACTTCTGAACGCAGTTCTTCGCACGTATACCCGAAAATCGCTGCCAGCTCTTCGTTAACGTATTCGAATGATAGGTTCTGTATGAGAAACACGCCAATGAGATTCGACTCGGCAAACCGATGGAGATTGATGTATTCCATCGGAGATAACTGATCCATTGTTGGGAGCGAAGCGCCGTGTGCACGCCGACGGGCAGTGTGATCGATCGTTTGTGGCGGTGTGCTTGATTGATCGATTGCGGTTAGCTCTCGGATTCGGTCGACGACTTTGATGTAGCACTCTTCCCCTGATGTCTTTTTAATGTACTCAGAAACACCAGCAGTAATCGCTCGACTGAGAAGCTCTTCGGTCCCTTTGTCGGTAAACAGAATGAACGGGAGATCGGGATGGTCGTAATCACGTCGAACTCGTTGGAGCGTATCGATACCATCGATTCCAGTGGGACCATGGTCACAGACGATACAGTCAACCGGCTCTCCAGACGTGAGGTACGAGAGTGCCTCGTCGGTACTTGTTGCTGTGATCGTAGTGATCGATCCGTCTGCGCGTTCGAGGGACTGCGCTGTTCTTTCCGCGCCGCTGGAAGTATCATCGACTACGAGGACACGGACCGACTCGTCCATTGCTGTCGTGATAGGACAACGCACGAAAAATACCCTTCGAGATGAGATCGGTGGTCAATCAGACTTATTTGACGGTCATATCAGACGATACTATCGTGAGACACCGCTAGACGCTCTCTGAATGAGCATTCATCAGTACGAAGGATCTCTGTAGTAGTGTCAGTAATGGAAACGGATGTTTTAGCTGCAGGGGGTGTCGGATCACAGAATCTAAAAAGCAGTCATCAAATTGACGCTACTGCAGGATCAACTGAAGAGTTCTCGGAGC
The nucleotide sequence above comes from Halocatena marina. Encoded proteins:
- a CDS encoding PAS domain S-box protein, with protein sequence MDESVRVLVVDDTSSGAERTAQSLERADGSITTITATSTDEALSYLTSGEPVDCIVCDHGPTGIDGIDTLQRVRRDYDHPDLPFILFTDKGTEELLSRAITAGVSEYIKKTSGEECYIKVVDRIRELTAIDQSSTPPQTIDHTARRRAHGASLPTMDQLSPMEYINLHRFAESNLIGVFLIQNLSFEYVNEELAAIFGYTCEELRSEVTVPDIVHEKDRASLIRHLQRREWNFIDELQYTFRGVRKDGSVIHVEIHSDRIDAKGNPSVFGLLMDVTARKQQEEEFKRYEQMVNTAGDIVYALDPDGQFTFINETGLHLTGYDREKLLDEHVSIILDDDEISEGQARIRKLLADTSQDRASDSYEITIKDSDGTIVPCRTNITPLTHVGEFNGTVGVVRDITKQKDLEELLRTERDQFAALFENISEPTIQYIIRDGSPHVEAVNPAFEEMFGHSEEDILGESLDALILPLGRSNEAKSLNERVIDGDRLEIEVCRMTNDGLRDFRLSNAPISVGEEPVQGYAIYRDITDRKRREYELERQNEQLEEFASVVSHDLRQPLSIASGRLSIIREEYDTHHLDDIEDALERMETLTKNVLTLARRGKVVRTPTPTAIDEIVHDAWDISRTGSAELAVDGTLTVIDADEQRLQELFENLFRNAIEHGGDDVTVTVGMLDENGFYIEDDGPGIPPEDRERVFERGYSTDANGTGLGLVIVLVIVQAHEWSIDVTEGTSGGARFEIRERPY